Genomic DNA from Leptospira venezuelensis:
TTGCGAATACCAAGGTGCTCGAGTAGATCTATGTATGCTGTATGTATTCCGTTGTGCTGTATATGTTTCCGCGACTCCCAATCCTGAACCGGAAAAAATGAAATGGTGGTTTTGGAAGGACAGGCAGCTTGTCTGATTTGATCCGAATTTCCTGGAGCCAAAAAGAATCTCCCGAGACGTATACAGTTCTTCCGGGAGAAGAATGTGTAATTGGGATCCAGACTACAGGAAGGATTTCTTTAGGTTCGGGTAAACAACCCAAGGCTCTTTCCAAGGCGGGGATCACTGGGATCTTAAGAGGCCCGAGGACTTTCCATTCTGAAAAAAATACAAAATCACTTTTAGTTAATATTTCTCCCTTAGTTCTCTCTAGAATGATTTCTGTCCCAATGGATCAGATCAGTGATTCAAGTTTGTCATTAGAAGATCTGTTTTCCAAAGAGAAGATCTCCGGACTAATTGCAGATTGCGAAGAAGCAGATTGGAAAGGGGAAGAGGGTAATCGTATTTTGGAAAAATTCCGGCTACTTCTCCCCTTGAGAGAAGAAAAGGAAAAATTTGTAGCAGAAGCAGTCCTTAGGATCAAGTCATCACTCGGGGAAATCGGGATCAAAGGTTTGGCTTTTGATTTGGGAGTAAGCCAAAGCAGCTTAGAAAGAGG
This window encodes:
- a CDS encoding helix-turn-helix domain-containing protein, whose protein sequence is MSDLIRISWSQKESPETYTVLPGEECVIGIQTTGRISLGSGKQPKALSKAGITGILRGPRTFHSEKNTKSLLVNISPLVLSRMISVPMDQISDSSLSLEDLFSKEKISGLIADCEEADWKGEEGNRILEKFRLLLPLREEKEKFVAEAVLRIKSSLGEIGIKGLAFDLGVSQSSLERGFRTRVGLSPKEYAGLVRFRNIFRFYNSSSSLTELALEAGYYDQAHFIREFKKKTGFSPKQWFRQNTKSGLDLNF